In a genomic window of Mycolicibacillus parakoreensis:
- a CDS encoding RidA family protein, whose amino-acid sequence MTAPWAARLAELGIDLPAVSAPLAAYVPAVRTGNLVYTSGQLPMQDGTLAGTGKVGGQVSPEDGSRLARLCALNALAAIDALVGVDTITRVVKVVGFVASAPGFSGQPGVVNGASEVLAEIFGERGAHARSAVGVAELPLDAPVEVEVIVEVG is encoded by the coding sequence ATGACCGCTCCGTGGGCGGCTCGCCTTGCCGAGCTCGGGATCGATCTGCCCGCGGTGAGCGCCCCGCTGGCCGCCTACGTGCCGGCGGTGCGCACGGGCAACCTGGTCTACACCTCCGGTCAGCTGCCGATGCAGGACGGCACGCTGGCCGGGACCGGCAAGGTGGGCGGCCAGGTCAGCCCGGAAGACGGCTCCCGGCTCGCCCGCCTCTGCGCGCTCAACGCGCTCGCCGCGATCGACGCGCTCGTCGGCGTCGACACGATCACCCGGGTGGTGAAGGTGGTCGGCTTCGTGGCCTCCGCGCCGGGTTTCTCCGGACAGCCCGGTGTGGTCAACGGGGCTTCGGAGGTGCTCGCGGAGATCTTCGGCGAGCGCGGCGCGCACGCCCGCTCCGCGGTGGGGGTCGCTGAACTGCCGCTGGACGCCCCCGTCGAAGTCGAAGTGATCGTCGAGGTCGGGTGA
- the crp gene encoding cAMP-activated global transcriptional regulator CRP — MDEILARAGIFQGVQPSAVAALTKQLQPVDFPRGHTVFAEGEPGDRLYIILSGKVKIGRRSPDGRENLLTIMGPSDMFGELSIFDPGPRTSSATTITEVRAVSMDRDALKAWIADRPEIAEQLLRVLARRLRRTNNNLADLIFTDVPGRVAKQLLQLAQRFGTQEGGALRVTHDLTQEEIAQLVGASRETVNKALADFAHRGWIRLEGKSVLICDSERLARRAR; from the coding sequence GTGGACGAGATCCTGGCGCGGGCCGGAATCTTCCAGGGCGTGCAACCCAGCGCCGTCGCCGCACTGACTAAGCAGCTGCAGCCGGTGGACTTCCCGCGCGGACACACCGTGTTCGCCGAGGGGGAGCCCGGCGACCGGCTGTACATCATCCTGTCCGGCAAGGTGAAGATCGGGCGTCGCTCACCGGATGGCCGGGAGAACCTGCTGACGATCATGGGGCCGTCGGACATGTTCGGGGAGCTGTCGATCTTCGACCCGGGTCCGCGCACCTCCAGCGCGACCACGATCACCGAGGTGCGCGCGGTCTCGATGGACCGCGACGCGTTGAAGGCCTGGATCGCCGACCGTCCCGAGATCGCCGAACAGCTGCTGCGGGTGCTGGCCCGTCGGCTGCGACGCACCAACAACAACCTCGCCGATTTGATCTTCACCGACGTGCCCGGCCGGGTGGCCAAACAGTTGCTGCAGCTGGCCCAGCGGTTCGGCACCCAGGAGGGCGGCGCGCTGCGCGTCACCCACGATCTGACCCAGGAGGAGATCGCCCAGTTGGTGGGCGCCTCGCGGGAGACGGTGAACAAGGCGCTGGCCGATTTCGCCCACCGCGGGTGGATCCGGCTGGAGGGCAAGAGCGTGCTGATCTGCGACTCCGAACGCCTGGCGCGCCGAGCGCGGTAG
- a CDS encoding DUF4177 domain-containing protein: MSEPTKWEYVTVPLITHATKQILDQWGEDGWELVAVLPGPTGEQLVAYMKRPK; the protein is encoded by the coding sequence ATGAGTGAGCCGACCAAATGGGAGTACGTGACCGTTCCGCTGATCACCCACGCCACCAAACAGATCCTCGACCAGTGGGGCGAGGACGGCTGGGAGCTGGTGGCGGTGCTGCCCGGGCCGACCGGGGAGCAACTCGTCGCGTACATGAAACGCCCGAAATGA
- a CDS encoding TlpA family protein disulfide reductase: MRWTVAVLAVVAALIVALALELRDDAPVGPPRPATPGAARDHRDADTPAALAEPRRRADLAPCPSAASAPGPASADSALHGVVVECAADGRPVAVAEALAGRPAVLNLWAYWCGPCRAELPAMAEYQRRVGPGVQVVTVHQDENETAGLRQLAELGVQLPTLQDGARRIAAALQVPNVMPATVVMTADGSVAQILPRPFASAEEIAAAVGELV; this comes from the coding sequence ATGCGGTGGACGGTGGCGGTGCTGGCGGTGGTGGCGGCGCTGATCGTCGCGTTGGCGCTGGAGCTGCGCGACGACGCCCCGGTGGGCCCGCCGCGCCCGGCAACCCCGGGCGCCGCGCGCGACCACCGCGACGCCGACACCCCCGCGGCGCTGGCCGAACCGCGGCGCCGCGCCGATTTGGCCCCGTGCCCGAGCGCCGCCTCGGCGCCCGGGCCGGCGTCCGCCGACTCGGCGCTGCACGGGGTGGTGGTGGAGTGCGCCGCCGACGGGCGGCCGGTGGCGGTCGCCGAGGCGCTGGCCGGCCGGCCGGCCGTGCTCAACCTGTGGGCCTACTGGTGTGGGCCGTGCCGCGCGGAGCTGCCGGCGATGGCCGAGTACCAACGCCGCGTCGGCCCCGGCGTGCAGGTGGTCACCGTGCACCAGGACGAGAACGAGACCGCGGGGTTGCGCCAGCTCGCCGAGCTCGGGGTGCAGCTGCCGACCCTGCAGGACGGTGCCCGCCGGATCGCCGCGGCGTTGCAGGTGCCCAACGTGATGCCCGCGACGGTGGTGATGACCGCGGACGGTAGCGTGGCACAGATCCTGCCGCGGCCGTTCGCCAGCGCCGAGGAGATCGCGGCCGCGGTCGGGGAGTTGGTGTGA
- a CDS encoding ArsA-related P-loop ATPase — translation MVSTPSLGWPSRLSKARLHFVTGKGGTGKTTVAAALALTLAAGGRNVLLVEVEGRQGIAQLFDVPPLPYEEVKIATAEGGGQVNALAIDIEEAFLEYLDLFYNLGLAGRAMRRVGAVDFVTTIAPGLRDVILTGKIKYTVGGEGKDNRPHYDALVIDAPPTGRIARFLDVTKAVSDLAKGGPVHSQADGVVKLLHSDQTAIHLVTLLESLPMQETVEAIDELQQMDLPIGSVIVNRTIPPYLDPDDLAKAADGVVDVDAVRAGLAKAGITLEDDDLAGLLTETIQHATRITARAETAERLTELQVPRLELPTVGDGIDLGSLYELSEILAEQGVR, via the coding sequence CTGGTGTCGACACCATCACTCGGTTGGCCCTCCCGACTGTCAAAAGCCCGTCTGCACTTCGTTACCGGCAAGGGCGGAACCGGAAAAACCACGGTCGCTGCGGCATTGGCGCTGACGCTGGCCGCCGGCGGACGCAACGTCTTGTTGGTGGAGGTCGAAGGCCGCCAAGGCATCGCGCAGCTCTTCGATGTGCCCCCGTTGCCCTACGAGGAGGTCAAGATCGCCACCGCCGAAGGCGGGGGGCAGGTCAACGCGCTGGCGATCGACATCGAAGAAGCGTTTCTGGAATACCTCGATCTGTTCTACAACCTCGGGCTGGCCGGTCGGGCGATGCGCCGGGTCGGCGCGGTCGACTTCGTCACCACGATCGCGCCGGGGCTGCGCGACGTCATCCTCACCGGCAAGATCAAATACACCGTCGGTGGGGAGGGCAAGGACAACCGCCCGCACTACGACGCGCTGGTCATCGACGCCCCGCCGACCGGGCGCATCGCCCGGTTCCTCGACGTCACCAAGGCGGTGTCGGATCTGGCCAAGGGCGGGCCGGTGCACTCCCAAGCCGACGGCGTGGTCAAGCTGCTGCACTCCGACCAGACCGCGATCCACCTGGTCACCCTGCTGGAGTCGCTGCCGATGCAGGAGACCGTCGAGGCGATCGACGAGCTGCAGCAGATGGATCTGCCGATCGGCAGTGTGATCGTCAACCGCACGATCCCGCCGTATCTGGACCCCGACGACCTCGCCAAGGCCGCCGACGGCGTCGTCGACGTCGACGCGGTGCGCGCGGGGCTGGCCAAGGCCGGCATCACCCTGGAGGACGACGACCTGGCCGGGCTGCTCACCGAGACCATCCAGCACGCCACCCGGATCACCGCCCGCGCCGAGACCGCCGAGCGGCTCACCGAACTCCAGGTGCCGCGCCTGGAGCTGCCGACCGTCGGGGACGGCATCGATCTGGGCAGCCTGTACGAACTCTCCGAAATTCTCGCCGAGCAGGGGGTCCGATGA
- the ponA2 gene encoding transglycosylase/D,D-transpeptidase PonA2, producing the protein MSERPSVGVTVAKLAGCCLLASAIVAALLFPVVGGFGLLSNRASDVVANGSAQVLEGDVPEVTTMLDAEGTPIAWLYSQRRFEVPSDQIANTMKLAIVSIEDRRFAEHNGVDWKGTLTGLAGYASGDLDTRGGSTIEQQYVKNYQLLVLAQTDAEKRAAVETTPARKLREIRMALTLDKTFSKSEILTRYLNLVSFGNNAFGVQDAAQTYFGVNAADLNWQQAALLAGLVQSTSSLNPYTNPDGALARRNVVLDTMIENGAADREVLRAAKAEPLGVLPQPNELPRGCIAAGDRAFFCDYVQEYLTKAGISPEKLARGGYQIHTTLDPKTQEHVKSAITEFASPDLPGVASVMSVVRPGEDTHPVLAMASNRTYGLNTDAGETMRPQPFSLVGDGAGSVFKIFTAAAALDMGLGIDAELDVPNRFDAKGLGSGGAKGCPKDTWCVENVAPYRSPMTVTEALATSPNTAFAKLISQVGVGRTVDMAVRLGLRSYADPGTARAYDPASNESLADFVKRQNLGSFTLGPIEVNALELSNVAATLASGGTWCPPNPIDRLVDRDGNEVAVSVAPCEQAVPEGLANTLANAMSQDAAGGGTAAGAAGAAGWDLPMSGKTGTTEAHRSAGFVGFTNQYAAANYIFDDSATPTDLCSFPLRHCGKGDLYGGNEPARTWFTALQPIADDFGEIHLPPTDPRFVEGAPGSKVPNVSGLEVNDARKRIREAGFQVADGTNSVYSSSKYGTVVGTSPDGQTLPGSVITILISNGSPPPPPPPPAAPPGEPPPPGAEPEMTVVEIPGLPPITIPVAPPP; encoded by the coding sequence ATGTCCGAGCGCCCCTCCGTCGGTGTCACCGTCGCCAAACTCGCCGGGTGCTGCTTGCTGGCCAGTGCGATCGTCGCCGCCCTGCTCTTCCCGGTCGTGGGGGGGTTCGGCCTGCTGTCCAACCGGGCCTCCGACGTGGTCGCCAACGGCTCGGCGCAGGTGCTGGAGGGCGACGTGCCCGAGGTGACGACGATGCTCGACGCCGAGGGCACCCCGATCGCCTGGCTGTACTCGCAGCGCCGGTTCGAGGTGCCCAGCGATCAGATCGCCAACACGATGAAGTTGGCAATCGTCTCGATCGAGGACCGAAGGTTTGCCGAGCACAATGGTGTGGACTGGAAGGGGACGCTGACCGGGTTGGCCGGCTACGCCTCCGGCGACCTGGACACCCGCGGCGGGTCCACGATCGAGCAGCAGTATGTGAAGAACTATCAGCTGCTGGTGCTCGCCCAGACCGACGCGGAGAAGCGGGCGGCGGTGGAGACCACCCCCGCCCGCAAGCTGCGTGAGATCCGGATGGCGCTGACGCTGGACAAGACGTTCTCCAAATCGGAGATCCTGACCCGGTATCTGAACCTGGTGTCGTTCGGCAACAACGCGTTCGGGGTGCAAGACGCCGCTCAGACGTACTTCGGGGTCAACGCCGCCGACCTGAACTGGCAGCAGGCGGCGCTGCTGGCCGGGCTGGTGCAGTCGACCAGTTCGCTGAACCCCTACACCAACCCCGATGGGGCGCTGGCGCGCCGCAACGTCGTGCTCGACACCATGATCGAAAACGGCGCCGCCGACCGGGAGGTGCTGCGTGCCGCCAAGGCCGAACCGCTGGGGGTGTTGCCGCAGCCCAACGAGCTGCCGCGTGGCTGCATCGCGGCCGGCGACCGGGCGTTCTTCTGCGACTACGTGCAGGAGTACCTGACCAAGGCGGGCATCAGCCCCGAGAAGCTGGCCCGCGGCGGCTACCAGATCCACACCACGCTGGACCCCAAGACCCAGGAGCACGTCAAGTCGGCGATCACCGAGTTCGCCAGCCCGGATCTGCCCGGGGTGGCCAGCGTGATGAGCGTGGTGCGCCCCGGCGAGGACACCCACCCGGTGCTGGCGATGGCCTCCAACCGCACCTACGGGCTCAACACCGACGCCGGCGAGACCATGCGGCCGCAACCGTTCTCGCTGGTCGGCGACGGCGCGGGGTCGGTGTTCAAGATCTTCACCGCCGCCGCCGCGCTGGACATGGGCCTGGGCATCGACGCCGAACTCGACGTCCCCAACCGTTTCGACGCCAAGGGGCTGGGCAGCGGGGGCGCCAAGGGCTGCCCGAAGGACACCTGGTGTGTGGAGAACGTCGCCCCGTACCGCTCCCCGATGACGGTCACCGAGGCGCTGGCCACGTCCCCGAACACCGCGTTCGCGAAACTGATCTCCCAGGTCGGGGTCGGCCGCACCGTCGACATGGCCGTCCGGCTGGGGCTGCGCTCCTACGCCGACCCGGGCACCGCGCGCGCCTACGACCCGGCCAGCAACGAAAGCCTCGCCGATTTCGTCAAGCGTCAGAACCTGGGGTCGTTCACCCTGGGGCCGATCGAGGTCAACGCACTGGAGTTGTCCAACGTGGCGGCCACCCTGGCCTCCGGCGGCACCTGGTGTCCGCCCAACCCGATCGACAGGCTCGTCGACCGGGACGGCAACGAGGTGGCGGTCTCGGTCGCCCCCTGCGAGCAGGCCGTCCCCGAGGGCTTGGCCAACACCTTGGCCAACGCGATGAGCCAGGACGCCGCCGGGGGCGGGACCGCGGCCGGGGCGGCGGGAGCCGCCGGGTGGGATCTGCCGATGTCGGGCAAGACCGGGACCACCGAGGCGCACCGCTCCGCCGGGTTTGTGGGGTTCACCAACCAGTACGCCGCGGCGAACTACATTTTCGACGACTCCGCCACCCCCACCGACCTGTGCTCCTTCCCGCTGCGGCACTGCGGTAAGGGCGACCTCTACGGCGGCAACGAGCCGGCGCGCACCTGGTTCACGGCGCTGCAGCCGATCGCCGACGACTTCGGCGAGATCCACCTGCCGCCGACCGATCCGCGTTTCGTGGAGGGCGCACCCGGCTCGAAGGTGCCCAACGTGTCGGGCCTGGAGGTCAACGACGCCCGCAAACGCATCCGCGAGGCCGGTTTCCAGGTGGCCGACGGGACCAACTCGGTGTACAGCAGCTCCAAGTACGGCACCGTGGTGGGCACCTCCCCGGACGGCCAGACCCTGCCCGGATCGGTCATCACGATCCTGATCAGCAACGGCTCGCCGCCTCCGCCCCCGCCCCCGCCGGCAGCCCCGCCGGGGGAGCCGCCGCCGCCGGGTGCCGAGCCGGAGATGACGGTGGTGGAGATCCCCGGGCTGCCCCCGATCACGATCCCGGTGGCCCCACCCCCGTAA
- the nth gene encoding endonuclease III translates to MSVANRDRSAPTAKRWTDETRLGLVRRARRMNRTLAEAFPEAHCELDFTTPLELAVATILSAQSTDKRVNLTTPALFARYRTAWDYAQADRAELEQIVRPTGFYRNKTDSLIRLGQALVERFDGAVPDTIEDLVTLPGVGRKTANVILGNAFAVPGITVDTHFGRLVRRWNWTTERDPVKVEHAIGALFDRADWTLLSHRVIFHGRRVCHARKPACGACLLARDCPSYGTGPVDPQAASALVKGPEAEHLLALVGL, encoded by the coding sequence GTGAGCGTGGCCAACCGTGACCGGTCGGCGCCGACGGCGAAACGCTGGACCGACGAGACGCGACTGGGGCTGGTGCGCCGGGCCCGGCGGATGAACCGGACGTTGGCCGAGGCGTTCCCCGAGGCGCATTGCGAACTGGACTTCACCACCCCGCTGGAGCTGGCGGTGGCCACCATCTTGTCCGCGCAGAGCACCGACAAGCGGGTCAACCTGACCACCCCGGCGCTGTTCGCCCGCTACCGCACCGCCTGGGACTACGCGCAGGCCGACCGCGCCGAGCTGGAGCAGATCGTGCGCCCGACCGGCTTCTACCGCAACAAGACCGATTCGCTGATCAGGCTGGGGCAGGCCCTGGTGGAACGGTTCGACGGCGCGGTGCCGGACACGATCGAGGATCTGGTGACCCTGCCGGGGGTGGGCCGCAAAACGGCGAACGTGATCCTGGGCAACGCCTTCGCGGTGCCCGGCATCACCGTCGACACCCACTTCGGACGGCTGGTGCGGCGCTGGAACTGGACCACCGAACGAGACCCGGTGAAGGTCGAGCACGCCATCGGTGCGCTGTTCGACCGCGCCGATTGGACGCTGCTCAGCCACCGCGTCATCTTCCACGGCCGGCGGGTCTGCCACGCCCGCAAGCCGGCCTGCGGCGCCTGCCTGCTGGCCCGGGACTGCCCCTCCTACGGGACCGGGCCCGTCGATCCGCAGGCGGCGTCGGCCCTGGTCAAAGGGCCGGAGGCCGAGCACCTTCTGGCGCTGGTCGGCCTCTGA
- a CDS encoding WhiB family transcriptional regulator, with the protein MSGIRPGPRRTNTPPTYSAVQGAAAEDRLAWVARAACRTVDPDELFVRGAAQRKAAVICRHCPVVLECAADALDNRVEFGVWGGMTERQRRALLKQHPEVTSWADFFAAQRKRRSAG; encoded by the coding sequence GTGTCAGGTATTCGGCCAGGACCGCGCAGAACGAACACTCCACCGACCTACAGCGCGGTGCAGGGGGCCGCCGCCGAGGACCGGCTGGCGTGGGTGGCCCGGGCCGCCTGCCGCACCGTGGACCCCGATGAACTGTTCGTGCGCGGCGCCGCCCAGCGCAAGGCCGCCGTGATCTGCCGGCACTGTCCGGTCGTGCTCGAGTGCGCCGCCGACGCGTTGGACAACCGGGTCGAATTCGGCGTGTGGGGTGGGATGACCGAACGCCAGCGCCGGGCCCTGCTCAAACAGCACCCCGAGGTCACCTCGTGGGCCGATTTCTTCGCTGCGCAGCGTAAGCGGCGCAGCGCTGGCTAA
- a CDS encoding MBL fold metallo-hydrolase — translation MTAPQHPAYGRLRPVTETASVLLADNPGMMTLEGTNTWLLRAPRSDEIVVVDPGPDDAEHIDRIAAVGRIALVLISHRHGDHHDGIDALVERTGAVVRSVGSGYLRGLGGPLTDGEVIEAAGLSITVLATPGHTGDSLSFVVDDAVLTADTVLGRGTTVIDPEDGDLGAYLESLRRLRGLGGRRVLPGHGPDLPRVDTVAGQYLAHREERLDQIRGALRTLGEDATTRQVVEHVYVDVDEKLWDVAEWSVQAQLDYLRR, via the coding sequence GTGACCGCCCCGCAGCACCCCGCCTACGGGCGGCTGCGGCCGGTCACCGAGACCGCCTCGGTGCTGTTGGCGGACAACCCGGGGATGATGACCCTGGAGGGCACCAACACCTGGCTGCTGCGCGCGCCGCGCAGCGACGAGATCGTCGTCGTCGATCCCGGCCCCGACGACGCCGAGCACATCGACCGCATCGCCGCGGTCGGCCGGATCGCGCTGGTGTTGATCAGCCACCGCCACGGCGACCACCACGACGGCATCGACGCCCTGGTCGAGCGCACCGGCGCGGTGGTGCGCTCGGTGGGCAGCGGATACCTGCGTGGGCTGGGCGGTCCGCTCACCGACGGCGAGGTCATCGAGGCGGCCGGGCTCTCGATCACGGTGCTGGCCACCCCCGGACACACCGGTGACTCGCTGTCGTTCGTGGTCGACGACGCGGTGCTCACCGCCGACACCGTGCTCGGGCGCGGCACCACGGTGATCGATCCCGAGGACGGCGATCTCGGCGCCTATCTGGAGTCGCTGCGGCGGCTGCGCGGGCTCGGCGGGCGCCGGGTGCTGCCCGGGCACGGCCCGGACCTGCCCCGCGTGGACACCGTCGCCGGGCAGTACCTGGCCCACCGCGAGGAACGGCTCGACCAGATCCGGGGCGCGCTGCGCACCCTCGGCGAGGACGCCACCACCCGCCAGGTCGTCGAACACGTCTATGTCGACGTCGACGAGAAACTCTGGGATGTCGCCGAATGGTCGGTGCAGGCCCAGTTGGACTACCTGCGCCGCTGA
- a CDS encoding ArsA family ATPase, translating to MSPNPSKKPPRLDTATVLSDTSNRVVVCCGAGGVGKTTTAAAMAVRAAEYGRTVVVLTIDPAKRLAQALGIDDLGNTPQRVPLPAEVPGELHAMMLDMRRTFDEMVIQYSGPDRAQAILDNTFYQTVATSLAGTQEYMAMEKLGQLLAEDRWDLVVVDTPPSRNALDFLDAPKRLGTFMDSRLWKLLLGPGRGIGRLVTGVVGLAMKAMSTILGSQMLSDAASFVQSLDSTFGGFREKADRTYELLKRRGTQFVVVSAAEPDALREASFFVDRLSTENMPLAGLILNRTNPMLCSLPVDRTTDAVTTLSEHTDPQPGDALAIAVLQIHANRARTSQRELRLLSRFTGANPTVPIVGVPSLPFDVSDLDALRAIADQLTDSATEKS from the coding sequence ATGAGTCCCAACCCGTCGAAAAAGCCGCCCCGGTTGGACACGGCCACGGTGCTCTCCGACACCAGTAACCGGGTGGTGGTCTGTTGCGGCGCCGGCGGTGTCGGCAAGACCACCACCGCCGCGGCCATGGCGGTGCGCGCCGCCGAGTACGGCCGCACCGTGGTGGTGTTGACCATCGACCCGGCCAAACGCCTCGCCCAGGCCCTGGGCATCGATGATCTGGGCAACACCCCGCAGCGGGTGCCGCTGCCGGCGGAGGTCCCCGGTGAGCTGCACGCGATGATGCTCGACATGCGGCGCACGTTCGACGAGATGGTCATCCAGTACTCCGGGCCCGACCGGGCCCAGGCGATCCTGGACAACACCTTCTACCAGACCGTCGCCACCTCCCTGGCCGGCACGCAGGAGTACATGGCGATGGAGAAGCTCGGCCAGTTGCTGGCCGAGGACCGCTGGGATCTGGTGGTCGTCGACACCCCGCCGTCGCGCAACGCGCTGGACTTCCTCGACGCGCCCAAACGGCTCGGCACCTTCATGGACAGCCGGCTGTGGAAACTGCTGCTGGGCCCCGGGCGCGGCATCGGCCGGCTGGTCACCGGGGTGGTCGGGCTGGCGATGAAGGCGATGTCGACGATCCTGGGCTCGCAGATGCTCTCCGACGCCGCCAGTTTCGTCCAGTCGCTGGACTCCACGTTCGGGGGGTTCCGCGAAAAGGCCGATCGCACCTATGAACTGCTCAAGCGGCGCGGCACCCAGTTCGTGGTGGTCTCGGCGGCCGAACCGGACGCGCTGCGGGAGGCCTCGTTCTTCGTCGACCGGCTCTCCACCGAGAACATGCCGCTGGCCGGGCTGATCCTCAACCGCACCAACCCGATGCTGTGCTCGCTGCCGGTCGACCGGACCACCGACGCGGTCACCACGCTCAGCGAGCACACCGACCCGCAGCCCGGGGACGCGCTGGCGATCGCGGTGCTGCAGATCCACGCCAACAGGGCGCGCACCTCGCAGCGGGAGCTGCGGCTGCTCTCCCGGTTCACCGGGGCCAACCCGACGGTGCCGATCGTCGGGGTGCCCTCGCTGCCGTTCGATGTCTCCGACCTCGACGCGCTGCGGGCGATCGCCGACCAGCTGACCGACTCGGCTACCGAAAAAAGTTAG